In one window of Lacticaseibacillus casei DSM 20011 = JCM 1134 = ATCC 393 DNA:
- a CDS encoding aminopeptidase C, whose product MSEITFDQIKAFQERLAHHPAAAARSRAVQNVGPQAASREAIDGEDMKPVFSLDLDTGSVANQKKSGRCWLFATLNTVRHGIADEFGLKDFEFSQNYNAFFDRLEKANLFYENILATADKPLDDREVATYLSEPDQDGGHYDQAAALIEKYGLVPKSVMPETYNSDKTAELNSVLNEKLRKDAKVLRTLKQQHASEDAIAAKKRELLSVVYRILAYTFGNPPTMFDFEYRDDKKQYHRDTGLTPQTFFKKYVKWHFDDYIVVASDPEPSKKYQQLYAIKAANTVVEGHPLTILNLPPERLEQLALAQLQAGEVVWFGNDVLADMDRKSGTLKGGLFNYNDLFDVDFHVDKADRIVTTEAEMSHAMTFTGADVVDGKVTKWKVENSWGKDNGHDGYFVADASWFDQYVYEVVVRKSLLTDAEQAALQTTPINLPVWDFLN is encoded by the coding sequence ATGTCAGAAATTACATTTGATCAGATTAAGGCGTTTCAAGAGCGGCTCGCGCATCATCCCGCCGCCGCTGCCCGCAGTCGCGCGGTCCAAAACGTTGGACCACAGGCGGCTAGTCGCGAAGCCATCGACGGCGAGGACATGAAGCCAGTATTCTCGCTCGACCTTGACACCGGCAGTGTTGCCAACCAGAAGAAAAGCGGCCGCTGCTGGCTATTTGCCACATTAAACACGGTTCGCCACGGCATTGCAGATGAATTCGGCCTGAAAGATTTCGAATTCTCGCAAAACTACAATGCCTTTTTCGACCGGTTGGAGAAAGCCAACTTATTCTATGAAAATATTTTAGCAACGGCCGACAAGCCACTCGACGATCGTGAAGTCGCTACCTACCTCAGCGAGCCGGATCAAGACGGCGGCCACTACGACCAGGCTGCCGCGCTCATCGAAAAGTATGGCTTGGTTCCAAAATCCGTCATGCCCGAAACATACAACAGCGACAAAACGGCAGAATTAAACAGTGTCTTGAACGAGAAATTGCGCAAAGACGCCAAAGTATTACGCACGCTGAAGCAGCAACATGCCAGTGAAGACGCGATTGCCGCTAAAAAACGTGAACTACTCAGTGTGGTTTATCGCATCCTGGCCTATACTTTCGGCAACCCACCGACGATGTTCGATTTCGAATATCGCGATGACAAGAAACAATATCACCGCGATACCGGCTTGACCCCGCAAACTTTCTTCAAAAAGTACGTCAAGTGGCATTTTGATGATTACATCGTGGTTGCCAGCGATCCTGAGCCAAGCAAAAAATATCAACAGCTCTATGCCATCAAAGCGGCCAATACCGTGGTTGAAGGGCATCCTTTAACGATCCTGAACCTCCCACCTGAACGCCTGGAGCAACTGGCATTGGCACAGCTGCAAGCCGGTGAAGTCGTGTGGTTCGGTAATGATGTCTTGGCCGATATGGACCGAAAATCCGGTACGCTCAAAGGTGGCCTTTTCAATTACAACGACTTGTTCGACGTTGATTTTCACGTGGACAAAGCAGATCGAATCGTGACCACCGAAGCCGAAATGTCGCACGCCATGACGTTCACCGGTGCAGATGTCGTTGATGGCAAGGTAACAAAATGGAAAGTCGAAAATTCGTGGGGCAAAGACAACGGCCATGACGGTTACTTTGTTGCCGATGCGAGTTGGTTTGACCAGTACGTCTATGAAGTCGTCGTTCGCAAGAGCCTCCTGACCGATGCGGAGCAAGCCGCCCTTCAAACCACGCCGATCAACCTGCCTGTGTGGGATTTTCTGAATTAA
- a CDS encoding C1 family peptidase — translation MSAEITSGDLDQFKQDLQATPGAAALQKAVMNNGINATAENTDSKVAMTPTFSIELETGAVANQKQSGRCWMFAALNTMRHGIQAQFKIKDFELSQNYTNFWDKFEKSNYFYENVLKTADQPLDSRKVAFLLATPQQDGGQWDMLSALIEKYGIVPKSVMPETYNSNKSNELNGLLNLKLRKDAVKLRKLVADKASDADIETAKQKMLAEDYRILAYALGNPPTKFDFEYRDDDKNYHIDRELTPQTFFKKYVGWNLDDYQSIINAPTADKPYNHLYTVEMLGNVVGGREVRHLNLDIDTFKALAIKQLKAGESVWFGSDVGQSSNRQLGILDTNIYKKDDLFNTDFTMTKAERLDYGESLMTHAMVLTGVDIVDGKPTKWKVENSWGDKVGEKGYFVASDDWFDQFVYQVVISKKYLPTELQDVIKNEYAKPTVLAPWDPMGALASR, via the coding sequence ATGTCTGCAGAAATTACTTCTGGCGATCTGGATCAGTTCAAACAGGATCTGCAAGCCACACCCGGTGCCGCTGCCTTACAAAAAGCGGTTATGAACAATGGCATCAACGCCACGGCCGAAAACACCGACAGCAAAGTGGCCATGACGCCGACCTTCTCGATCGAACTTGAGACCGGCGCCGTTGCCAACCAAAAGCAAAGCGGCCGCTGCTGGATGTTTGCCGCGCTCAATACGATGCGCCACGGCATCCAGGCCCAGTTCAAGATCAAAGACTTTGAACTTTCCCAAAACTATACCAACTTCTGGGATAAATTTGAAAAGTCCAATTATTTTTATGAAAATGTTTTAAAAACCGCTGATCAACCACTGGACAGCCGTAAAGTCGCGTTCCTCTTGGCCACCCCGCAACAAGACGGCGGCCAATGGGACATGTTGTCCGCATTGATTGAAAAATACGGCATCGTGCCGAAGTCAGTGATGCCGGAAACATACAACTCAAACAAGAGTAACGAATTAAACGGCTTGCTCAACCTGAAGTTGCGCAAAGACGCGGTTAAACTGCGCAAGTTAGTGGCTGACAAAGCCAGCGATGCCGATATCGAAACAGCTAAGCAAAAGATGTTGGCAGAAGACTACCGGATTTTGGCTTACGCTTTAGGCAACCCGCCAACTAAATTCGACTTTGAATATCGCGACGATGATAAAAACTACCATATCGATCGCGAACTGACCCCACAAACTTTCTTCAAGAAGTATGTTGGCTGGAACCTTGACGACTATCAAAGTATTATCAATGCACCGACGGCAGACAAGCCATACAACCACCTTTATACCGTTGAGATGCTTGGTAACGTGGTCGGCGGTCGCGAAGTCCGCCATCTGAACCTCGACATCGATACTTTCAAGGCTTTGGCCATCAAGCAGCTCAAGGCTGGCGAGTCCGTCTGGTTTGGTTCCGACGTCGGGCAAAGTTCTAATCGTCAACTCGGTATTCTGGACACCAACATCTACAAGAAAGATGACCTCTTCAACACCGACTTCACCATGACAAAAGCAGAACGCCTCGACTATGGCGAAAGTCTCATGACCCACGCCATGGTTCTGACTGGCGTTGACATTGTTGATGGCAAGCCAACCAAATGGAAGGTCGAAAACTCTTGGGGTGACAAGGTCGGCGAAAAAGGTTACTTCGTGGCAAGCGACGACTGGTTCGATCAATTTGTCTATCAAGTCGTTATTTCCAAGAAGTACCTGCCAACCGAATTGCAGGACGTCATCAAAAACGAATACGCCAAGCCAACCGTTCTGGCACCATGGGATCCAATGGGTGCTTTGGCATCAAGATAG
- a CDS encoding ABC transporter produces the protein MGTQLGFDWRQMVHSRKNLALAGLFVAAFIIGFFALMWTHRLDVGQTAQATANAAVANYAEYNLDTLSKSQKPLLANLDAQNSATGVIGLGIKLGEPDTTRNGLLSLRNAQLAMRQRHFKAINTMPLPPLHQLKGDVLTLTRLKNDDKPAVTGVTTSSAYIVTILPYLSWLTGAAAILLACDSWVERRRHQTLMTARPLTAGVAGSSRLLTLTGFYLLILAVGLLVIVALPAMFNGLGDTAYPLAAMGETLLPLWQYLLLFGGLTLLAGIWIITCCMLINTWVTNAYLTTFIVTAAALLPLMLPQVFRWLWFLPLPYLDSYATLSGTLVDRLNQPLASVGVGAALLLGWAIVNLGIFGYRVKKEDA, from the coding sequence ATGGGGACACAATTGGGTTTTGATTGGCGTCAAATGGTTCATTCGCGGAAGAATCTTGCCTTGGCAGGGCTGTTTGTTGCGGCTTTTATCATTGGCTTTTTTGCTTTGATGTGGACGCATCGTTTGGATGTCGGACAGACGGCACAGGCGACAGCGAATGCGGCGGTGGCTAATTACGCCGAATATAATCTGGACACGTTGAGTAAGTCGCAGAAGCCGTTGTTGGCGAATCTGGACGCGCAGAATTCGGCAACCGGTGTGATTGGCTTGGGAATTAAGCTTGGTGAGCCCGATACAACGCGGAACGGCTTGCTGAGCTTACGCAATGCACAGCTGGCAATGCGGCAGCGGCATTTTAAAGCGATCAACACGATGCCATTGCCGCCGCTTCATCAGCTAAAAGGCGATGTTTTGACGCTCACAAGACTAAAGAATGATGACAAACCTGCCGTTACCGGGGTGACAACCAGCAGTGCTTACATAGTCACTATCTTGCCTTATCTCAGTTGGCTCACCGGCGCAGCGGCTATTTTGCTTGCCTGCGATAGTTGGGTCGAACGGCGGCGCCACCAAACACTGATGACCGCACGTCCGTTAACGGCTGGCGTGGCCGGCAGCAGTCGGCTCCTGACATTAACCGGATTTTATCTGCTTATTCTGGCGGTCGGCTTGCTGGTGATCGTTGCGTTGCCAGCAATGTTTAATGGCCTCGGCGATACTGCCTATCCGCTAGCGGCCATGGGTGAGACCTTACTGCCGCTTTGGCAATATCTTTTGCTGTTCGGTGGTCTGACTCTATTGGCAGGTATCTGGATCATTACTTGTTGCATGTTGATTAACACATGGGTAACAAATGCTTATCTGACAACCTTCATTGTGACCGCAGCTGCTTTATTGCCACTTATGCTGCCGCAAGTCTTCCGCTGGCTTTGGTTCCTCCCTTTGCCGTATCTCGATAGTTACGCCACTTTAAGCGGCACGCTGGTTGACCGGCTCAATCAGCCGCTTGCCAGCGTGGGCGTCGGTGCAGCCCTGTTACTTGGCTGGGCCATCGTCAATCTGGGAATTTTCGGCTATCGCGTTAAAAAGGAGGATGCCTGA
- a CDS encoding ABC transporter, whose translation MRYFRFQLHQLLTNRKNLAVIGITLVALLCQFVFFPPNNVPAELPTRNALTRDRDKNVAFVNEPHGPLTAKWVPATREFANIETRMLNAQKQQHTQAYVKATLHYLAFLGQNAANPDAQSSPFHYPLSYYFENRQYPDADAAFANATMYRSLEPLAKQAHPDTATVQQQTFWQTLFRGAAGGWLTALLIVTILFANDLLTSEQRHRSIARLLPVSPWHAVNTKTFTVFTALSGFLVLAVAIIAAFVIPQHGLGSLSAAIAYYAKDGMSIKLDPLALGIALPTILGLTLLLMWLFIRLNLLCQLLFHNELVGLVVSALLLFGEPLYFMHGIAFSVPQTAYYLPGYMNPAAIVSGLQNFRYDTSRMSPLAAVVVIGSMILMLELVLFIVTHRRRAAIIK comes from the coding sequence ATGCGCTATTTTCGGTTTCAACTCCACCAACTGCTCACCAACCGCAAAAACTTAGCCGTCATCGGCATTACCTTGGTTGCGCTACTGTGTCAATTTGTCTTTTTTCCACCCAACAACGTGCCTGCCGAGCTGCCGACAAGAAATGCGCTGACTCGCGATCGCGATAAAAATGTGGCTTTTGTCAATGAGCCTCATGGTCCCCTGACAGCTAAGTGGGTACCAGCTACCCGTGAGTTTGCCAACATCGAAACGCGCATGTTAAACGCCCAAAAGCAACAGCACACTCAGGCGTATGTGAAGGCAACCCTGCATTATCTGGCATTTTTAGGTCAAAATGCCGCCAATCCCGATGCCCAATCCAGCCCGTTTCACTATCCGCTTTCCTATTATTTTGAGAATCGCCAGTACCCTGATGCCGACGCGGCCTTTGCCAATGCGACCATGTACCGTTCGCTGGAACCGCTAGCCAAACAAGCCCATCCCGACACGGCCACGGTTCAGCAACAGACTTTTTGGCAAACGCTGTTTCGCGGTGCGGCAGGCGGCTGGCTGACAGCTTTATTGATCGTCACGATTTTGTTTGCCAACGACTTGCTGACGAGCGAACAACGCCATCGCAGCATTGCCCGCTTATTGCCGGTCAGTCCCTGGCACGCTGTCAATACCAAAACATTCACGGTTTTCACAGCATTATCCGGCTTTTTAGTGCTGGCAGTCGCCATCATTGCGGCTTTTGTCATCCCCCAACACGGTCTGGGGTCATTGTCGGCCGCAATTGCGTATTATGCTAAAGATGGCATGTCGATTAAACTGGATCCCTTAGCGCTTGGCATTGCGTTGCCGACGATTCTTGGTCTAACCCTCTTGTTAATGTGGCTGTTCATTCGCCTGAACCTGTTGTGCCAGCTGCTTTTCCATAACGAGTTGGTCGGGCTGGTTGTCAGTGCCTTGTTACTATTTGGGGAGCCACTTTATTTCATGCACGGCATTGCCTTTTCGGTTCCACAAACAGCTTACTATCTGCCTGGTTACATGAATCCGGCGGCAATCGTCAGCGGTTTACAGAATTTTCGTTACGATACGAGTCGCATGAGTCCGCTGGCTGCCGTCGTCGTTATTGGCAGTATGATTCTCATGCTTGAACTCGTGCTGTTCATCGTCACGCATCGCCGGCGCGCCGCCATTATCAAGTAA
- a CDS encoding ATP-binding cassette domain-containing protein codes for MELQLQSLALSFKNKPHVIDNISLTMSSGSIVGIVAPNGTGKTTLLRLILNDLKPQSGKVVLDGQTYGSQKQSLAMHRQMCLFPVQDDLYPDLSGKAHLEYYARLWHNRKKSVKQIITALDMHDYVNQPVRTYSMGMKQRLCFGMVMAANTPIMLLDEFMNGLDTINVARMSRILRGLRAEGKLIITVSHLLNNLQGYADLIYFMRDGKIIKTIDQHEQQPLYIQVAADNANRLPRMPWQHYPNGLLVLSVNELPGQHFNQLLLGLAAHHIAFKLAPLDLDTYFNEFYEAER; via the coding sequence ATGGAACTGCAATTACAAAGTCTCGCTTTGAGTTTTAAAAATAAGCCGCATGTCATTGATAACATCAGTCTCACCATGAGCAGTGGCTCGATTGTGGGCATCGTGGCGCCTAATGGGACAGGTAAAACCACCTTGTTGCGCCTGATCTTGAATGACCTCAAGCCGCAATCCGGTAAGGTTGTCTTAGACGGGCAAACCTATGGCAGTCAAAAGCAAAGCCTTGCGATGCATCGCCAAATGTGTCTTTTCCCGGTTCAAGACGACCTTTATCCCGACTTGTCTGGCAAAGCACATTTGGAATATTATGCGCGGCTTTGGCATAACCGGAAAAAAAGCGTCAAGCAAATCATCACGGCTCTGGATATGCACGATTATGTCAATCAGCCGGTGCGTACCTATTCGATGGGGATGAAACAGCGGCTTTGCTTCGGCATGGTCATGGCCGCAAACACGCCGATCATGCTGCTGGATGAATTCATGAACGGTTTGGACACCATCAACGTCGCGCGCATGTCGCGAATTCTGCGCGGCTTGCGGGCGGAAGGTAAGCTGATCATCACTGTGTCGCACTTATTGAACAATCTGCAGGGCTATGCTGACCTGATCTACTTTATGCGTGATGGTAAAATCATCAAAACGATCGATCAGCACGAGCAGCAGCCGCTGTACATCCAAGTGGCGGCCGACAACGCCAACCGTCTGCCGCGAATGCCATGGCAACATTACCCGAATGGCCTATTGGTTTTGTCGGTTAATGAACTTCCCGGCCAACATTTCAATCAACTGTTGTTGGGACTTGCCGCACATCACATTGCTTTTAAATTGGCGCCGCTGGATCTTGACACTTACTTCAATGAATTTTACGAAGCCGAGCGTTAA
- the ppdK gene encoding pyruvate, phosphate dikinase, whose product MKQIYAFAEGNMEMRALLRGKGANLAEMTNHGLPVPPGFTMTTAACHDYQQQHGLSDALLAELDQHLQALEQATGKRFDDPTAPLLVSVRSGAPISMPGMMDTILNIGLNDQTVQALATLTADTRFAYDSYRRLLAMFGNVVYGLSESAFDDVLTAIKQEKGYTSDLALTTDDLKRIIQAFKQLYTDAGKSFPQSPKAQILAAIVAVFESWNNRRAVIYRRENHIPEDLGTAVNVQTMVFGNAGEDSGTGVAFTRDPATGERALFGEYLLNAQGEDVVSGVRTPQPVAVLHEQMPEVYDQLAAIATTLEQHYRDMQDLEFTIEHGELYLLQARNGKRTPAAAVKIAVDLVNEGLIDRQEALMRIEPKSLSDMLHPEFDPQALAAHDVLATGLPSSPGAATGEVYFTAAEAKAAHEAGHQVILMRQDTSPEDIEGMIVSQAIVTARGGMTSHAAVVARGMGATGVVRMHALSVDEHAKTATVGDIVLHEGDWVSVDGTTGHLYRGRITTTAMVKESLATLLDWAKAASRMGVYTNADTPKDLQQALAFGADGIGLTRTEHMFFQPERLLQMRRLILAKDAEGRKAPLAALEKMQEQDFYDLYRLAAGKSVTIRLLDPPLHEFLPHDLRKINEVANELGLEQNQLRERMAALKEVNPMLGHRGDRLAVTFPDIYAMQVRAMMHAVFRIADEGVTVTPHIMIPLTNSETELRWVRRLVSNEIEQMASAKGIQVTYEVGTMIETPRACVTADAIANAADFFSFGTNDLTQLTFGYSRDDVGSFLPAYLEKKILPADPFQTVDTEGVGTLMKMAIDKGRATKSQLPIGVCGEVGGDPDSVTFFDSIGVSYVSCSPYRVPVARLAAAQATLRATKKAKARS is encoded by the coding sequence ATGAAACAAATCTATGCGTTTGCGGAAGGCAACATGGAGATGCGGGCTTTATTGCGCGGCAAAGGGGCTAACCTTGCCGAAATGACGAATCATGGATTACCGGTTCCTCCGGGATTCACCATGACAACGGCGGCCTGCCACGACTATCAGCAACAACATGGTCTGTCAGACGCCTTGTTGGCCGAGCTGGATCAGCATTTGCAGGCATTGGAACAGGCGACCGGAAAACGTTTCGACGACCCGACCGCGCCACTGCTGGTTTCGGTTCGTTCCGGCGCACCGATCTCGATGCCGGGCATGATGGACACGATTTTGAATATCGGGTTGAATGACCAAACCGTGCAGGCGCTGGCAACGCTGACGGCGGATACGCGTTTCGCCTATGATAGTTATCGCCGCCTGCTGGCCATGTTCGGGAATGTTGTCTACGGCCTATCAGAAAGTGCGTTTGATGATGTTTTGACCGCGATCAAACAGGAAAAGGGGTACACATCTGATCTGGCCTTAACCACAGATGACCTGAAGCGGATTATCCAGGCATTCAAGCAGCTTTACACAGACGCAGGCAAATCGTTCCCGCAATCGCCCAAAGCCCAAATCTTAGCGGCGATTGTTGCGGTGTTTGAATCGTGGAACAATCGGCGCGCAGTGATTTATCGGCGCGAAAATCATATTCCTGAAGATTTGGGCACAGCCGTTAATGTGCAGACCATGGTTTTCGGCAACGCCGGTGAAGATTCCGGTACCGGGGTGGCCTTTACCCGTGATCCGGCGACCGGCGAACGCGCCTTGTTTGGTGAGTATCTTTTAAATGCCCAAGGTGAGGATGTTGTCTCCGGCGTGCGGACGCCGCAACCCGTTGCGGTCTTGCATGAGCAAATGCCAGAAGTCTACGATCAGCTAGCTGCGATCGCCACGACTTTGGAGCAGCATTATCGCGACATGCAGGATCTTGAATTCACGATCGAACACGGCGAACTCTATCTCTTGCAGGCGCGTAACGGAAAACGGACGCCGGCTGCTGCGGTTAAAATTGCCGTCGATTTGGTCAATGAAGGGCTAATTGATCGGCAGGAAGCCTTAATGCGGATTGAGCCGAAATCGCTCAGTGACATGTTGCATCCGGAGTTTGATCCGCAGGCATTGGCCGCCCATGATGTGTTGGCCACCGGGTTGCCGTCATCACCCGGTGCGGCCACCGGTGAAGTTTACTTCACCGCTGCGGAGGCCAAAGCCGCGCACGAAGCCGGTCATCAGGTTATTTTGATGCGGCAGGACACCTCACCGGAGGACATTGAAGGGATGATCGTCAGTCAGGCGATTGTCACCGCTCGCGGCGGCATGACCTCACACGCAGCGGTGGTTGCCCGCGGCATGGGAGCCACCGGCGTCGTGCGGATGCACGCGCTGAGTGTCGATGAACATGCCAAAACAGCCACGGTTGGTGACATCGTGCTTCATGAAGGCGATTGGGTATCGGTCGATGGCACAACCGGGCACCTTTATCGCGGGCGCATCACAACCACCGCCATGGTTAAGGAAAGCCTGGCCACCTTGTTGGACTGGGCCAAAGCAGCGAGTCGGATGGGTGTTTACACCAATGCCGACACGCCAAAGGATCTGCAGCAGGCACTGGCTTTTGGTGCAGATGGCATCGGGCTAACTCGGACCGAGCACATGTTTTTCCAGCCGGAGCGGTTGTTGCAAATGCGGCGGCTGATTTTGGCAAAAGATGCGGAAGGCCGCAAAGCACCGCTGGCTGCCTTAGAGAAAATGCAGGAACAGGATTTCTACGATTTATATCGTCTGGCAGCAGGTAAAAGTGTCACAATTCGCTTACTGGATCCGCCATTACATGAATTTCTCCCGCATGACTTACGCAAAATTAACGAAGTGGCCAATGAGCTGGGTCTAGAGCAGAACCAGTTACGCGAGCGGATGGCGGCGCTGAAAGAAGTCAATCCGATGCTAGGCCATCGCGGCGATCGCTTAGCCGTTACCTTCCCGGACATCTACGCCATGCAGGTTCGGGCGATGATGCATGCGGTCTTCCGGATAGCCGATGAAGGCGTCACGGTGACGCCGCATATCATGATTCCGCTCACTAACTCGGAAACCGAATTGCGTTGGGTACGCCGACTGGTTAGCAACGAAATCGAACAGATGGCCTCAGCTAAAGGCATTCAGGTGACGTATGAAGTCGGAACGATGATCGAAACACCGCGCGCATGTGTCACCGCTGACGCTATCGCCAACGCTGCCGATTTCTTCAGCTTCGGCACCAACGATCTCACCCAGTTGACCTTCGGCTACTCGCGTGACGATGTCGGCTCATTCCTGCCAGCCTACCTGGAAAAGAAAATCCTGCCAGCCGATCCATTCCAAACGGTTGATACAGAAGGCGTTGGCACGTTGATGAAGATGGCAATTGACAAAGGCCGCGCGACAAAATCGCAGTTGCCAATCGGTGTCTGCGGCGAAGTCGGTGGCGATCCGGATTCAGTCACATTCTTTGACAGCATCGGCGTCAGCTACGTTTCCTGCTCACCATACCGCGTCCCCGTTGCGCGGCTGGCCGCAGCCCAGGCAACGTTGCGGGCCACGAAAAAGGCAAAGGCCCGTTCGTAA
- a CDS encoding CBS domain-containing protein: MVQLLKADSPMTGETLAAKLKISLATIRADLRLLTTIGILDARPKVGYAYQGASILPAGNEALFKTAIAKILLPPTEIKLTTSMEEAVTNLFIADVGSLYVLDDDGALVGLISRKDLLRASFTGRDTTLPASIVMTRMPNVVTVTADTTIMDASKLLLKHNVDSLPVVQNRGDTHVIGKITKNRIFKYLIETLSP, translated from the coding sequence ATTGTTCAGCTGTTGAAAGCTGACAGCCCCATGACCGGGGAAACATTAGCGGCCAAGTTAAAAATCAGTTTGGCCACGATTCGGGCCGATTTGCGTCTGCTGACAACGATTGGCATTCTGGATGCCCGGCCTAAAGTAGGTTACGCTTACCAGGGTGCCAGCATTTTACCGGCCGGCAATGAGGCGTTGTTTAAAACGGCCATTGCCAAAATCCTGCTTCCACCAACGGAAATCAAGCTCACGACCTCGATGGAAGAAGCGGTGACCAATCTTTTTATCGCCGATGTCGGTTCCTTGTATGTACTGGATGATGACGGCGCCTTGGTTGGTTTGATTTCGCGTAAGGATTTGCTGCGGGCCAGCTTTACTGGTCGCGACACGACGCTGCCTGCCAGTATCGTGATGACGCGCATGCCCAATGTTGTCACCGTGACGGCGGATACCACGATTATGGACGCCAGCAAGTTGCTGCTCAAACACAACGTTGATTCGTTGCCAGTAGTCCAAAACCGGGGTGACACGCATGTCATCGGAAAGATTACCAAGAATCGTATTTTTAAATATCTGATTGAAACCCTTTCCCCATAA
- a CDS encoding 2,3-bisphosphoglycerate-dependent phosphoglycerate mutase: MVKLVLLRHGESIANQQNTYTGWSDVGLTAHGKAQAAEAGSKIATTGILFDHVHTSVLSRAIMTAYIVQDKIGQNYLPITKSWRLNERHYGALRGINKDLTRKLFGPDQVASWRRSFYAHPPLLAHPSRSRRYHQYPATIIPRGESLADASERLLPYWSAELAPRLMAGKNQLIVAHGSTLRALVKYMEDISDAGINKVEIGNAQPIVYTLDDHLKILKKQTL; encoded by the coding sequence TTGGTCAAACTAGTCCTTTTACGCCATGGCGAAAGCATTGCCAATCAACAAAATACTTATACCGGCTGGTCCGATGTGGGGTTAACCGCGCATGGTAAGGCTCAAGCAGCCGAGGCCGGCAGCAAGATCGCGACAACCGGGATCCTGTTTGATCATGTCCATACTAGTGTGCTATCACGTGCCATCATGACTGCCTACATTGTGCAGGACAAGATCGGGCAGAATTACCTGCCGATTACCAAAAGTTGGCGGCTGAATGAACGGCATTACGGGGCACTGCGCGGGATCAACAAAGACCTGACCCGCAAACTTTTTGGCCCGGATCAGGTTGCCAGCTGGCGGCGCAGCTTTTACGCGCATCCGCCGTTGCTGGCCCATCCCAGTCGTTCACGCCGGTACCACCAGTACCCGGCCACCATTATTCCGCGGGGTGAAAGTCTTGCGGATGCGAGTGAGCGTTTGCTGCCGTACTGGAGTGCCGAGTTGGCGCCGCGGCTTATGGCTGGTAAGAATCAGCTCATTGTGGCCCATGGATCAACATTGCGGGCGCTGGTCAAGTACATGGAAGACATCAGCGACGCCGGTATCAACAAAGTCGAGATCGGCAATGCGCAGCCGATTGTCTATACACTTGATGATCACTTGAAGATTCTTAAAAAACAAACGCTTTGA
- a CDS encoding low temperature requirement protein A produces MAKSLRSVTMVELFYDLIFAYAVGRMAQTLALPVHGRIAPQIIGEFLLMLLVFWVIWTYQTVLTNQFSHPQWRHNLFSLFNMFWIIVLSTAITSDLATTKWPCQLSTAVLFLSLASEYGLVWRRNHATLAKISGLTLATGSVIALISLFLKPYSLSFAIFFAGIIGAALMPSLVWRPNRAPLTDLAHLSERYALLVLLIFGESIIGVADTVYAGLPFPAALFFLVVMLLFVAYQLVYDNGLNRRQKNSGLAVIHLHYPLMAAILSLSTLIHLWLAHSLDPQWFAFAITLTLAVYYFSLIGYLSAYPVKRIDIGFKRWFYLGFSLLIFGVYSLMTSVMPLPFLLGLTAYLLADTLYLWQFILHPNGPTY; encoded by the coding sequence ATGGCCAAGTCGCTTCGATCGGTCACGATGGTCGAGCTTTTTTATGATTTGATTTTTGCCTATGCTGTTGGTCGCATGGCGCAAACCCTGGCTTTGCCGGTGCATGGCAGGATCGCACCGCAAATAATCGGGGAATTTTTATTGATGCTGCTGGTGTTTTGGGTGATTTGGACTTACCAGACCGTCTTAACCAATCAGTTTTCGCATCCCCAATGGCGCCACAACCTTTTTAGCCTGTTCAACATGTTCTGGATCATTGTTTTGAGCACCGCGATCACCAGCGACCTCGCCACAACCAAGTGGCCGTGTCAACTGAGCACAGCAGTTTTATTTTTGAGCCTAGCAAGCGAATATGGCTTGGTTTGGCGAAGAAATCATGCGACCCTCGCCAAAATATCCGGACTGACACTTGCGACCGGTAGCGTGATCGCCTTGATATCACTTTTTCTAAAACCTTATTCCCTCTCGTTCGCTATCTTTTTTGCGGGAATTATCGGCGCCGCCCTGATGCCATCCCTGGTTTGGCGACCAAATAGAGCCCCACTGACCGATCTCGCCCATTTAAGCGAACGGTACGCGTTACTGGTTTTGTTGATCTTCGGCGAATCGATTATTGGCGTGGCGGACACAGTCTATGCCGGTCTTCCCTTCCCGGCAGCACTTTTCTTCCTGGTCGTCATGCTGTTGTTTGTGGCCTATCAACTCGTCTATGATAACGGCCTCAATCGCCGGCAGAAAAATAGCGGGTTAGCGGTAATCCATCTGCATTATCCACTTATGGCGGCGATTCTCAGTCTCAGTACGCTGATCCACTTATGGTTGGCGCACTCACTTGATCCGCAGTGGTTTGCTTTTGCTATCACCCTCACTTTGGCTGTCTACTATTTTAGCCTCATCGGTTACCTAAGTGCTTACCCGGTCAAGCGGATTGACATTGGCTTCAAGCGCTGGTTCTACTTGGGTTTCTCACTTTTGATCTTCGGCGTTTACAGCTTGATGACATCGGTTATGCCGCTGCCCTTCCTGCTTGGCTTGACCGCCTACCTCCTCGCCGACACGCTTTATCTTTGGCAATTCATCTTACATCCCAATGGACCGACCTATTAG